One region of Corvus cornix cornix isolate S_Up_H32 chromosome 14, ASM73873v5, whole genome shotgun sequence genomic DNA includes:
- the NPTX2 gene encoding neuronal pentraxin-2 codes for MLLVAAGLLLAVAAGGRGSPAGEQESPPGSRFVCTSVPLDAAGAGCPLPPVPMQGGALPPEEELKATVLQLRETVLQQKETIGSQREAIRELTGKLSRCEGADGKSAAGAWKNEVGKGKDTMGDLPRDPAQVIDQLSRTMQTLKDRLESLEHQLRANVSYAALPSDLREMLQRRLGDLERQLLSKVAELEDEKSLLHNETSAHRQKTETALNALLERVSELEKGNSAFKSPDEFKVSLPLRTNYLYGKIKKTLPELYAFTVCLWLRSSASPGIGTPFSYAVPGQANEIVLIEWGNNPIELLINDKVAQLPLFISDGKWHHICITWTTRDGMWEAFQDGEKLGTGENLAPWHPIKPGGVLILGQEQDTVGGRFDATQAFVGEMSQFNIWDRVLKAEDIMNIANCSINMPGNIIPWVDNNVDVFGGATKWPVETCEERLLDL; via the exons ATGCTGCTCGTGGCCGCCGGGCTCCTGCTCGCCGTAGCTGCTGGCGGGCGGGGGTCGCCGGCCGGGGAGCAGGAGAGCCCGCCGGGCAGCCGCTTCGTGTGCACCTCGGTGCCGCTGGACGCCGCCGGCGCGGGCTGCCCGCTGCCCCCCGTGCCCATGCAGGGCGGCGCGCTGCCCCCCGAGGAGGAGCTCAAAGCCACGGTGCTGCAGCTGCGGGAGACCGTCCTGCAGCAGAAGGAGACCATCGGCAGCCAGCGGGAGGCCATCCGGGAGCTCACCGGGAAGCTGAGCCGCTGCGAGGGCGCCGACGGCAAGTCCGCCGCGGGGGCGTGGAAGAACGAGGTGGGCAAGGGCAAGGACACGATGGGCGACCTGCCGCGGGACCCGGCGCAGGTCATCGACCAGCTGAGCCGCACCATGCAGACCCTGAAGGACCGGCTGGAGAGCCTGGAG CACCAGCTCCGAGCCAACGTGTCCTATGCAGCCCTGCCCAGTGACCTGCGGGAGATGCTTCAGCGGAGGCTCGGGGACCTGGAGCGCCAACTCCTGAGCAAAGTGGCTGAGTTGGAGGATGAGAAGTCTCTGCTTCACAATGAGACCTCAGCCCACCGGCAGAAGACAGAGACAGCCTTGAATGCATTGCTAGAAAGAGTGTCTGAATTGGAGAAAG GTAACAGTGCATTTAAGTCACCTGATGAATTCAAAGTCTCCCTTCCTCTTCGCACAAACTACCTGTATGGGAAGATCAAGAAGACTCTGCCAGAGCTCTATGCTTTTACTGTGTGCTTGTGGCTGAGGTCAAGTGCTTCTCCTGGAATTGGCACTCCATTCTCTTATGCTGTTCCCGGGCAAGCCAATGAAATTGTCCTCATAGAATGGGGGAATAATCCAATTGAACTGCTGATTAATGATAAG GTTGCCCAGCTCCCTCTCTTCATTAGTGATGGAAAATGGCATCATATCTGCATAACATGGACAACCAGAGATGGAATGTGGGAAGCTTTTCAGGATGGAGAGAAGCTTGGCACTGGGGAGAATCTTGCTCCTTGGCACCCAATTAAACCTGGAGGTGTCTTGATCCTGGGTCAGGAACAG GACACAGTAGGAGGAAGATTTGATGCAACTCAAGCCTTTGTTGGGGAGATGAGCCAGTTCAATATATGGGACAGGGTCTTAAAAGCTGAAGACATCATGAATATTGCCAACTGCTCCATCAACATGCCTGGCAACATCATCCCCTGGGTCGATAACAATGTGGATGTGTTTGGAGGTGCTACTAAATGGCCTGTGGAAACATGTGAGGAGCGTCTGCTTGACTTGTAG